TTCCCGCTCTCCATCCTCGTCGCGCTCGGCCGGCGCTCCTCCATGCCGGCCATCCGCGTGCTCTGCGTGGCCTATGTGGAGCTGATCCGCGGCGTGCCGCTGATCTCCCTCCTCTTCATGGCCAGCGTCATGTTCCCCCTCTTCCTTCCCGAGGGGATCAACATCGACAAGCTGCTGCGCGCCCAGGTCGCGATCATCCTCTTCGCCGGCGCCTACCTGGCGGAGGTGGTGCGCGGCGGGCTGCAGGCCCTGCCGAAGGGCCAGTACGAGGCGGCGGACGCGCTGGGCCTGCCCTACTGGTACAAGATCGGCTTCATCATCCTGCCGCAGGCGCTGCGCCTCGTGATCCCGCCGCTGGTGAACACCTTCATCGGCTTCTTCAAGGACACGTCGCTGGTGCTGATCATCGGCATCTTCGACCTGCTGACCGCGGGCAAGACCGCGGTGGTGGAGCCGGCCTGGCAGGGCTTCGGCGTGGAGGTCTACCTCGCCATCTCCGTCATCTACTTCATCTATTGCTTCGCCATGTCCCGCTACAGCCAGAACCTGGAGGCGGAGCTGAACCGCCACCGGGTCCGCTGAGCCCCGCGGATCGAAAGGACCACGCCATGAGCGCCGCCCTCTCCGAAGGCCCCTCCATCGCCTCCGTCGCCCGCACGGACGCCCCGCCGGCCATCCTGCTGGACAAGGTCAACAAGTGGTATGGCGCCATGCACGTGCTGCGGGACGTGTCCCTCTCGGTTGCGACCGGCGAGCGGGTGGTGGTCTGCGGCCCGTCGGGCTCCGGCAAGTCCACCATGATCCGCTGCATCAACCGCCTGGAGCAGCACCAGGAGGGGCGGATCGTCGTGGACGGGACGGAGCTGTCCGACGACGTGCGGGCGCTGGACGCGATCCGGCGCGAGGTCGGGATGGTGTTCCAGTCCTTCAACCTCTTCCCGCACCTGACCATCCTGGAGAACTGCACCCTCGCCCCGATCTGGGTCCGCCGCATGCCCAAGCGCGAGGCGGAGGAACTGGCGATGCACTACCTGACCCGGGTGAAGATCCCGGACCAGGCGCGCAAATACCCGGGCCAGCTCTCCGGCGGGCAGCAGCAGCGCGTGGCCATTGCCCGCGCCCTGTGCATGAAGCCGAAGATCATGCTCTTCGACGAGCCGACCTCCGCCCTCGACCCCGAGATGATCAAAGAGGTGCTGGACACCATGGTCGGGCTGGCCGAGGACGGCATGACCATGATCTGCGTGACCCACGAGATGGGCTTCGCCCGCCAGGTGGCCGACCGGGTGGTGTTCATGGACCGGGGCGAGATCGTGGAGCAGGGCGCGCCCGAGTCGCTCTTCAACGACCCGAAGACCGAGCGGCTCCGGGGCTTCCTCTCCCAGATCCTGCGCGGGCACTGAGCCCCGGGACCCGGCCCGAGACCCGTCGAGGAGGGTGTTCCGGAACCGGGAGCATGACCGGCCTGCAACTCAGGGGCGGGGCCGGGGGTTGCAGGGTCCGGGGTAGCGGTCATATGCCGCTGCCGGCCAACAGGCGCGGACAACGGACGTGACAGCAGCGGATACCCCAGGCGACCGACGGCCGGTGAATGCGGCCGTCCTCCTGGGCGTTCTGGGTATCGTCTACGGCGATATCGGCACCAGCCCCCTCTACTCCATGCGCGCGGCGCTGCTGCACTTCTCGGCGGACGGGCTGGAGCGCTGGGAGATCCTGGGGATCCTCAGCCTCATTATCTGGTCGCTCATCATCGTCGTCTCGGTGAAGTACGTCTGGCTCGTCATGCGGGCGGACAACCGGGGGGAGGGCGGGATCCTCGCCCTCATGGCCCTCGCCCAGCGGGTCGCCCGGACGGAGCGCGGGCGCTGGACCGTCGCCCTGGTGGGGATCGCCGGCGCCGCCCTCTTCTTCGGGGACGGGGTGATCACCCCCGCCATCTCCGTCCTCTCGGCGATCGAGGGGCTGAAGATCATCTCCCCCGCCTTCGAGGGCGCGGTCGTGCCCCTGTCACTCGCCGTCCTCCTGGCGCTCTTCCTTTTCCAGTACCGGGGTACCGGCAGCATGGGGAAGGTGTTCGGGCCCATCACCGTCCTCTGGTTCGCCGTGATCGGCGTGCTCGGCCTCATCGAGGTGATCCGGGAGCCCGGCGTTCTCGTCGCCCTCTCCCCGCACTACGCCGTGCAGTT
This genomic window from Pararoseomonas sp. SCSIO 73927 contains:
- a CDS encoding amino acid ABC transporter ATP-binding protein codes for the protein MSAALSEGPSIASVARTDAPPAILLDKVNKWYGAMHVLRDVSLSVATGERVVVCGPSGSGKSTMIRCINRLEQHQEGRIVVDGTELSDDVRALDAIRREVGMVFQSFNLFPHLTILENCTLAPIWVRRMPKREAEELAMHYLTRVKIPDQARKYPGQLSGGQQQRVAIARALCMKPKIMLFDEPTSALDPEMIKEVLDTMVGLAEDGMTMICVTHEMGFARQVADRVVFMDRGEIVEQGAPESLFNDPKTERLRGFLSQILRGH
- a CDS encoding amino acid ABC transporter permease — encoded protein: MSEISLGTSVAGVPEAAPRQPPALTTGPIAWLRANLFSSWLNTALTLVLGYFIVRYAMGFVDWAFVNAIWSVENNQTQACRALKASPTPGACWAVVTEKHRFILFGTYPYEEHWRPALVCVLFTALYVVSAMRRFWRKELALVWIVTLVAIGVLMWGGVLGLSYVPQERWGGLPITLILATFGLAFAFPLSILVALGRRSSMPAIRVLCVAYVELIRGVPLISLLFMASVMFPLFLPEGINIDKLLRAQVAIILFAGAYLAEVVRGGLQALPKGQYEAADALGLPYWYKIGFIILPQALRLVIPPLVNTFIGFFKDTSLVLIIGIFDLLTAGKTAVVEPAWQGFGVEVYLAISVIYFIYCFAMSRYSQNLEAELNRHRVR